The Candidatus Bathyarchaeota archaeon genomic sequence ATATAACCCTCTCACTGTTGAAAGGAGAAAGCACAACACGTATTTATCGGTTGCTGGTCGCTCTTTGGCATTTTCACTTTAAACACAGACTGAGCCTCACACAGAAACTTTTAATTTTGGCTGTATGCTTATCCTTTGAGAAATTTCATTGGTTAATGGTCTGTGTCTGCATGGAAAAGTACACGCTTATAATTACGGAGAAACCAGACGCTGCGCAGCGGATAGCCTCAGCTCTAGATTTGAAAGGAAAAGCTAAAAAAGTTGAAGATAACGGTGTGCCCTATTACGTGGCTGAAAGAGACAAGCCTATAATTGTGGTCCCAGCCGTCGGGCACTTATATACGGTGGCGGAGGAAAGAAGCGGAAGAAACTATTACCCAGTTTTTAATTTTAGATGGGTTCCCAGATATATAGCTGAAAGAGGTGTCAAGCAGATTCGAGTTTGGCTTGAAACTATTTCAAAGCTTGCAGAAGGGGCAGATACGTACATCGATGCATGCGACTATGACATTGAAGGGAGCATTATCGGATATTGTATACTAAAATATGCGTGCGGTGGCAAAGAAAACGTAGCAAAAAGAATGAAGTATTCTACTCTAACAAAGGAGGAGTTAGAAAAAGCATACGAAGAATTGCTGCCAAAACTGGATTTCGCTCTAATAGAAGCTGGAAAAACAAGACATGAAGTTGACTGGTTATACGGTGTTAACCTAACAAGAGCGTTAACGCTGGCAGCAAAAGACTGGAGCGGAAAATATGCGACTCTAAGTACTGGAAGAGTACAAGGGCCCACGCTTAGATTTCTTGTTGCAAGAGAAAAAGCCATAAGAAGTTTTGTGCCAACGCCTTACTGGGAAATCAAGGCTGAAATCGAGATAGAGGGACAGGTTTTCGAGGCTGAATATGAAAAGGACATCATTGAAACAAAACGAGAAGCGGAAGAAGTTCTAACTGCTTGCAAGGGTAAAGATGGTGTCGTTGAAAGCATAGAAGTTAAACAGTTCCAACAAATGCCGCCAACACCCTTTGATATTGGTGCCTTGCAAAGTGAGGCTTATAGCCTTTTCGGATACACGCCTAGAAGAACCCTTGATATAGCCCAACGCTTATACTTGGACGCCTTGATTTCTTACCCACGAACAAGCAGTCAAAAACTTCCGCCGGCGATAAATTATGAAGGAATCCTCAAAAGCCTAAGTGCGGTCCCAGAGTATAAGAATTTAGCCGCAGAACTTTTAGCCAAAAAGGAATTAAAACCAAACGAAGGCAAAAAGGAAGACCCCGCGCATCCAGCCATTTACCCAACTGGAAAGCTTCCGGAAAGAGTTTTAGAAGAACCTGAAAGGCGCATATGGGACTTGGTTGTGAGAAGGTTTATGGCGGTTTTCTGCGAGCCAGCCATAAGACAAAGTGTAAAGGTATGCATTAGCATCAACAAGCAAGAGTTCATTTTGAGAGGTAGACAAACACTCAAAGATGGATGGCTTCGGTTCTATGAACCCTATGTAAGAGCCGAAGAAGTACTCTTACCTCAAATAAATGAAGGGCAAAAACTTAAAGTTGTAAGAGTTATTTCAGAAGAAAAGTTCACGAAACCTCCACCGAGGTACAATCCAGGCAGTCTCCTTAAGAAAATGGAAGAGGCTGGTATAGGAACAAAGGCCACGCGGGCAGACATAATCCAAACCTTGTATGATAGGAAGTATGTCCGCGACGAACGAATTGTTGTAACAGACCTAGGTTTTGAGGTCCTCGAGGTTTTAAAGAGGCATTGCCCATCTATCGTCTCAATAGAACTTACAAGAAGCTTGGAAGAACGTATGGACAAAATTCAAGCTAATATGGAGAATAGGGAAAATGTCCTTTTAGACACCATTGAAATCTTAAAGCCTGTCATGGAAGAATTGAAAAAAAAGGAAAAAGCCATAGGTGAACAGTTAAGCCATGCCATTAAAAAGGCAAGGCTTGAGGAGCGGATTGTTGGACAATGCCCTTTATGTGGAACTGGGAGTCTTAT encodes the following:
- the topA gene encoding DNA topoisomerase I; the protein is MEKYTLIITEKPDAAQRIASALDLKGKAKKVEDNGVPYYVAERDKPIIVVPAVGHLYTVAEERSGRNYYPVFNFRWVPRYIAERGVKQIRVWLETISKLAEGADTYIDACDYDIEGSIIGYCILKYACGGKENVAKRMKYSTLTKEELEKAYEELLPKLDFALIEAGKTRHEVDWLYGVNLTRALTLAAKDWSGKYATLSTGRVQGPTLRFLVAREKAIRSFVPTPYWEIKAEIEIEGQVFEAEYEKDIIETKREAEEVLTACKGKDGVVESIEVKQFQQMPPTPFDIGALQSEAYSLFGYTPRRTLDIAQRLYLDALISYPRTSSQKLPPAINYEGILKSLSAVPEYKNLAAELLAKKELKPNEGKKEDPAHPAIYPTGKLPERVLEEPERRIWDLVVRRFMAVFCEPAIRQSVKVCISINKQEFILRGRQTLKDGWLRFYEPYVRAEEVLLPQINEGQKLKVVRVISEEKFTKPPPRYNPGSLLKKMEEAGIGTKATRADIIQTLYDRKYVRDERIVVTDLGFEVLEVLKRHCPSIVSIELTRSLEERMDKIQANMENRENVLLDTIEILKPVMEELKKKEKAIGEQLSHAIKKARLEERIVGQCPLCGTGSLMILYSRKTGKRFIGCTNYFKKQCNAAFPLPQKGNARPTGRNCRGCGWPIVQVKIKGRRPWNLCFNPKCQLREEKGRP